The window GTCGGCGGCATCGAGGCGCTGGACGCCGACGTCACCAGCGTGGAGGCCGCCCGCTCGCGCATGGAGCTGGTGCGGGACCTGGGCGAGCGCGGCTACGGGCGCGGGATCGGCCCGGGCGTGTACGACATCCACTCCCCGCGGGTGCCCTCGGTGGAGGAGATCGAGGGGGCGCTGCGGCTGGCGGTCGCGCACATCGACGCCCGGAACCTGTGGGTGAACCCCGACTGCGGCCTCAAGACGCGCGGTTACGCCGAGGCCGAACAGGCCCTGCGCAACATGGTCGAGGCGGCCCGCCGGGTGCGCGCCGACCTGGCGTGAGCCCGGCGGTGTTTTTGTGGACCTCCGCTTCGCCTCGGTCCGTGTCCGGGCGCCCGGAGAACGGGAATCGGGTTGAAGCAGGCACAGTGGCGCCTCCGGTGAGACGGCTCGTGCCCACACCGTCGCCCGCCACCACCCTCAACGGACGCCTACGGCGCAGTCCTGCTTGCAGTCTCACCTCCAGCCCCTCCAGAACCCCGTGGGCGCCCGAACCGGCCCCCGCAAGCTGAGGCCGATCCACAAGGAGTCCCCAGGAGGCTGAAACACGGGAGGGGGCCGCGGCGAACGCCGCGGCCCCCTCGTGCCGTGTCCGGTCAGCCCCCTCAGGCGCCGACCAGGGCCAGCGCCTCGGCGCCGGCGTTGAGCATGATCTCCTCGACGTTGTCGGGCATGACCAGGTCCTCGGCGGAGGCGTCCTCGGTGAAGGGCGGGTGCATCTGGTACTGGACCCGGATGTTGAGGTTGGCGGTGCGGATCACCAGCGTGGCCTCGGGGATGTCCTCACCCAGGAAGTCGTACTTGGTGAGGACGTAGTGGGCCTCGTCGCCGAGGTCCACCTCCTTGTCCTCCTCCACGTTCGCGGCGTCGTAGAAGGTGTTGTAGTCACCCTCGCCCCGGAGCTCCTGGACCGCGGACTGGAAGTCGGTGGTGGCGGCCTCGACGGAGTCGGCTGCGGAGTAGGGGACCTGGTAGCTGATCTCGAACATCGCGTAGCTCTCGGCCGGGTTGCCCTCCGGGGCGGCGCCTTCCAGGCTCTCGCAGTAGGAGTTGTTGTCCTGGACGTACTTGTCGCCCTCGTCCTGGATCAGGAAGTCGGAGAGCACCTGGTCGGTGAAGGCCTCGCAGGGCTCGGCGGGGACGGCGTAGGGGGGCTCGCCCGCGGGGGCCGCCTCGGGGGCGGGCGCGGCCGTCTCACCGCCGCCGGTGGTCGCCTCCGTGCTCGGGGCGGGCTCGGGCTCGGGGGAGACGGTCTGCTGTCCGCCGTTGTTGGTGACGAGCACGACCAGAACGGCGATGACCAGGACGACGATCACGGCGCCGCCGCCGATCACGACCCACAGGCCCGCCTTGCTGCCGCCGCCCTGGGGCTGCTGCGGCGCAGGGGGATATCCGGGACCGCCGGGGCCGCCGCCGTAGGGCGGCTGGCCGCCCGCGTACATCTGCTGGTCCTGGGGGCCGGGGAAACCCGCGGGGCCGCCGCCGTAGGGCGGTTGGCCGCCGGTGCCGGGGTCGCCGTAGGGACCGCCGTGGGGCGGCTGTCCTCCGGTGTTGGGGTCACCGTAGGGGGCGCCGTGGTGCGGGCCGTAGGGCGGCTGGCCCCCACTGTTGTCCCCACCGCCGTATGGGTTCTGCGGCGGCTGGTTGTATGGTCCGTTTTCGCTCATGGCTCCCCTCGCCCGTGTGTGATGACCGTGTTGTCTGGGACGCGTGTGTGCGCCGTTGGGTTCTCACGACTTCCCGTGCCGCCCCGGAAGGGGCACGGTGGCCGTGTGGGGGAGGCGCACCTGTCGCCACTGCCGTCCCGCGGGCGAGGGCGGGGGAGTGGGCGGGCGTTCCCCGCCTCCGTGCGGAGGTTGCGGTGGACCGGGGGACCGGCCACCGGGGGCGGTGGCCGGGCGGAGCCGAAGGCGTCCTTCGGTCCGGGCCGGGACGTGTGCATCCTAGCTGTGAGTGGTGTCCCCTGGGCAGGTCAGACCGGGGGTAGCAGGGTGAATCGTCACTGTTTTGTGTCGGTTGTGCAGGAACTCATCCCGCACGTGACGCAATCGTGACGCCGTTCCCCGCGCGGTCGCGCCCCGCGCGGGGTAATGGGGCGTCCGTCGCGGGCGCCGCCGGATCAGAACATCGAGATGTGCACGTGGTCGAAGTGGTTCTCGGTGATGCTGCCGCGGTCGGCCATGTCGCGCCAGCCCTCGTCACCACGGCGGATGTCCCAGATCTGCTGCCGGTAGATGATGTACATGATGCCGAGGCGGTCGGCGTTCTCCTGGGCCCACTCGGCGATCGCGTAGCCGCGGTCGATCTGCTCCTGTGAGGGCGTGTTCCCGTTGGGGTCCACCATGAAGTCGCAGGCGCGGCCCTTGGGGTGCTCGCCGACCACCCAGCCGCCGACCTCCCGGTAGCAGCCCACGCCGCCCACGTCTGTGCCCTCGCCGAACTTCTCGATGATCAGCTCGCGCATCTGCTCGGTGCGCGGGGTGATGTTGTACTGGCCGCCCATCGGCTGCACGGGGTGGTCCGCGATCATCTCCTGGACCTCCTCGCGGCGCCCCTCCAGCTCGTCCAGGTCCTCCTCGGCCGCGGCCAGCTGCTCCTCGGCGTTCTGCTGCGCGGTCTCGTCGCGCTCCAGGGCCTCACTGAGCTGGTCGATCTTGTCCTGGTTGCTGGTGGACAGGTAGTTGATCACCACCGCGCGGTCGATGACCTCGTCGGGGTCGGCCTCGACGAACAGCGACATGGACAGGTCGATCCCGCTGCTGGTGTAGGTGGCCACCGCCAGGGCGCGCACCTGCTCGCGCGCCTCCTCCACGTCCTCGCGGGTGCTCTGGGCCCGTTCCTCGGCGCGCTCGGCCTCCTGGATGACGCCCTCCATGTCGCGCAGTTCGCCGTTGAACTCCTCGCTCAGGGCCTCCGCGCGATCCTGGAGGGCGCCCATGTCCTCCGGCTCGGCGGGCACCGGCGCCGCCACCGCCGTGCCCTGGGGCGCGAACAGGAAGCTCCCCAGCACGGCCACCGCCAGCGCGGCCACACGCGCGCGGTCCGGGCGCGCCGCGGCGGCGAGGAACCCCGCCAGGGCCCGGGCGCGGTCCGGCCAGCTGAGTTCGGGAGGGTCGGGAGCCCAGAAGTCGGCGAATTCGTCCACTCGGCTCAGGTCGTCGGGCTGCACGGTGTGGTCGCTCCTCGGGCCCGCGCGGCCCCCTGGCACGGGAGCGGAGCGGGCGCTGTTTCTCGTTGTTTCCCCAGGGGGCCGACAGCCGCGGGAGCGGCCTTCGGCCCTGGCCTCCCGCGCACACCCGTGAGCCGGGGGCGGGAGTAAAGGGACCGTCATGAGTGTAGGCACTCGCGCGGTTATTCGGGAGGGACGGGACGAATCCACCGTGCCACGGGAGCCCCGATGTGGTGGAGGTAACCCGGCGCGAACAGCGAAATCGGGTGAACCGACCCTTTTCCCCGTGGTTGAGTAGGAAACGTGAAGGCTCCCGTGCACGACCCAGCGACCACCGCTCCCACGCGGTCGGACACCGCCGAGCGGTGTCTTCCGCTGCCCGGCGGACGCTGTCGTGTCCGCCCGGTCCCGTGGACCCGCCCTCAGCCCCCGGACACCGGGGAGTAGGGGGAGACCGCCGCCGGGAGCGGCGCGTCCCCCGACCGGCCGCCCCGCGCGGGCGCGCCGCCACCGGCGCCCGCCCGACCACCGGCGCGCCGCCGCCCGCGCCCGCGGGGCGCTCCGTACGCTCGGACGCGGGCGACGGACCCGCGCCGGATCCCCGCCGGGCGCCACACCACCGCCAGACGTCGATGGGAACACCGTGATTGACGCAGTGGGCCTCCACAAGGCCTACAGGTTGAAGAAGCACCGGGTGACCGCTCTGGACGGGGTCGACCTGCACGTCGAGCCCGGCGAGATCTTCGGTGTGGTCGGCCAGAGCGGCGCGGGCAAGAGCACCCTGCTGCGCTCGGTCAACCTCCTGGAGCGCCCCGACGCCGGAACGGTCCGGGTCGACGGCGAGGAGCTCACCGCGCTGCGCGGCGCGCGGCTGCGGGTCGCCCGCCGCCGCATCGGCATGGTGCACCAGCACTTCGCCCTGCTGTCCTCGCGCACCGTCGCGGGCAACGTGGCCTTCCCCATGGAGGTCTCCGGCGTCGACCGCGCCCGCCGCAGGAGGCGCGTGGGCGAACTCCTCGAACTCGTGGGCCTGGGGGACAAGGCGCGCGCCTACCCCTCCCAGCTCTCCGGCGGCCAGAAGCAGCGGGTGGGCATCGCCCGCGCGCTGGCCTCCGACCCCAAGGTGCTGCTCAGCGACGAGGCCACCTCCGCGCTCGACCCGGCCACCACCGACGCCATCCTCGCCCTGCTGCGCCGCCTGCGCGACGAACTGGGCCTGACCATCCTGCTGATCACCCACGAGATGGACGTGATCAAGCGGATCTGCGACTCCGCGGCGATCATGGACAGCGGCGCGTTCCTGGAGTCGGGCCGGGTGCTCGACCTCATCGGCACCCCCGGCTCGCTGCTGGCGCGCTCGCTCTTCCCGCTGCCCGCGCACGGCGGACCCGACACGGTCTACGTCACCTACCCGCGTTCCTTCGACGAGCCGCTCATGTCCGAGCTGACCCGCCGCTTCGACGTGGACGTCAACATCCTGGGCGGCGGCGTGGAGGAGGTCGCCGGGCAGTCCGTGGGCCGCCTGAGCGTGGACCTGCGCGGCGACCGCCGCGACCAGGCGCTCGCCTACCTGTCCGAGCACGGCCTGCTGGTCGAGGAGGCCCGCAAGTGAGCACCAACCCCGCCGACGTCCTGCACCTGGCCGCCGCCACCGGGGCGGCCGGACCCTGGGACGCCGTCGTCGCGTTCGTCCAGGCCTGGCCCGCGATGTGGCCCGACCTGTGGCTGGGCACCCTGGACACCGTCTACATGGTGTGGTGGGCCACCGTCGTCAGCGTCCTGTTCGGCCTGCCGCTGGGCGTGCTGCTGGTGGCCACCGACCGGGGAGGGCTCATCCCCGCCCCCGCCGTGCGCGCCGTGCTCAGCGCCGTCGTCAACATCGGCCGCTCCCTGCCGTTCATCGTCCTGATGGTGGCCGTGCTCTCCCTGACCCGCCTGCTGGTGGGCACCACCCTGGGCCCCACGGCCGCGATCGTACCCCTGAGCATCGGCGCGATCCCCTTCTTCGCCCGCCTGGTGGAGACCTCCCTGCGCGAGGTGGACCGCGGGGTCGTGGAGGCCGCGCACGCCATGGGCACCCGCCGCGTCACCATCGTGGGCAAGGTGATGCTGCCCGAGGCCATGCCCGGCCTCATCGCGGGCCTGGTGATGACCGTGGTCACCCTCATCTCCTACTCGGCGATGGCCGGAGCCATCGGCGGCGGAGGCCTGGGCGACCTGGCCATCCGCGAGGGCTACCAGCGCTTCAACGACCACTACCTGTGGGCCACCGTCATCCTGCTCATCGTCATCGTGCAGATCGCGCAGAGCCTGGGCGACCTGCTGGTGCGCCGCCTGGCGCGGCGCTGACGCGACGGGGTACACACAGAGGACGACCCCCTCCCCCCACCAGTTGTCCCGGCGACACGGAGGGAGACGGCGATGACCGAGGACGCGAGGAGGCGCGCGGTGCGGGGCGCCGCCGCGGCGACGGCGGCGGCCCTGCTGGCGGCCTGCGGCAGCCCCAGCGAACGGGCCCGGGAGGAGACCGGCGGGGAGGACGTGACCGTCCTGAGGATCGGCGCCACGCCGATGCCGCACGCCGAGATCCTGGAGTTCGTGGACGAGAACCTGGCGGCCGACGCGGGGCTGGCCCTGGACGTGTCCGTGTACACCGACTACAACCAGCCCAACGCGGCGCTGGCCGAGGGCGAACTGCACGCCAACTACTACCAGACGCGGCCGTTCCTGGAGGAGTACCTCCAGGGCAACCCGGACGCGGACCTGAGCTACGTGACGGACGTGCACCTGGAGGCCTTCGGCGTCTACTCGCAGGAGCTGACCGACCTGGCCGACCTGCCCGAGGGCGCGCAGATCGGCGTGCCCAACGACACCTCCAACATGGGCCGGGCCCTGGACCTGCTCGACACCGAGGGCGTCATCACCCTGGCCGACACGGGCGAGGAGGCGCCCTCGGTCGACGACATCGAGGACAACCCGCTCGACGTCACGGTCACCCCGGTGGAGGCCGCCCAGCTGCCGCGCTCGCTCCAGGACCTGGACGCGGCGGTGGTCAACGGCAACTACGCCCTGGAGGCCGACCTGGTCTCCACCGCCAACGTGCTGGCCTGGGAGGAGACCGAGGACAACCCCTACGCCAACGGGCTGGTGGTGGCCACGCACGACATCGGCGACGAGGAGATCGCCCGGCTCGACGAACTCCTGCACAGCGACGAGGTGCGCGCGTTCATGGAGGAGCGCTGGGAGGGCGTCGTGGTCCCCGTCGGCGGGGAGGGCGACTGAGGGCGGCCCCGGGCGGCTCCGCGGGCCGCACCGCGGGGTTTCGCCGCGCGGAGGCCGCGCCGCGGGTCCGCTTCCGGGACGCCCGGGCGGGGCGTTCCGGAACCGTCCCCGTCACCGCCTGCCCGTAACGTTTGGATTGCGGTGACAAGGCTGTTGATTGACATCAAGGTACTTCTCTGTTTCTTTTATGGGAGCGCTCCCAAAACGATGTCCCCTCGTCATGGAAGGTGCGTACACCAGCAGTGAACAACCGCAACGATTTCCCTGAGGGCTTCCTCTGGGGGGCGGCCACCGCCTCGTTCCAGATCGAAGGCGCCACGACCGCCGACGGCCGCGGCCGCAGCATCTGGGACACCTTCGCCGAGACGCCCGGCAAGGTCCTGGGCGGAGACACCGGCGACCCCGCCGACGACCACTA is drawn from Nocardiopsis dassonvillei subsp. dassonvillei DSM 43111 and contains these coding sequences:
- a CDS encoding coiled-coil domain-containing protein — protein: MQPDDLSRVDEFADFWAPDPPELSWPDRARALAGFLAAAARPDRARVAALAVAVLGSFLFAPQGTAVAAPVPAEPEDMGALQDRAEALSEEFNGELRDMEGVIQEAERAEERAQSTREDVEEAREQVRALAVATYTSSGIDLSMSLFVEADPDEVIDRAVVINYLSTSNQDKIDQLSEALERDETAQQNAEEQLAAAEEDLDELEGRREEVQEMIADHPVQPMGGQYNITPRTEQMRELIIEKFGEGTDVGGVGCYREVGGWVVGEHPKGRACDFMVDPNGNTPSQEQIDRGYAIAEWAQENADRLGIMYIIYRQQIWDIRRGDEGWRDMADRGSITENHFDHVHISMF
- a CDS encoding methionine ABC transporter ATP-binding protein produces the protein MGLHKAYRLKKHRVTALDGVDLHVEPGEIFGVVGQSGAGKSTLLRSVNLLERPDAGTVRVDGEELTALRGARLRVARRRIGMVHQHFALLSSRTVAGNVAFPMEVSGVDRARRRRRVGELLELVGLGDKARAYPSQLSGGQKQRVGIARALASDPKVLLSDEATSALDPATTDAILALLRRLRDELGLTILLITHEMDVIKRICDSAAIMDSGAFLESGRVLDLIGTPGSLLARSLFPLPAHGGPDTVYVTYPRSFDEPLMSELTRRFDVDVNILGGGVEEVAGQSVGRLSVDLRGDRRDQALAYLSEHGLLVEEARK
- a CDS encoding methionine ABC transporter permease is translated as MSTNPADVLHLAAATGAAGPWDAVVAFVQAWPAMWPDLWLGTLDTVYMVWWATVVSVLFGLPLGVLLVATDRGGLIPAPAVRAVLSAVVNIGRSLPFIVLMVAVLSLTRLLVGTTLGPTAAIVPLSIGAIPFFARLVETSLREVDRGVVEAAHAMGTRRVTIVGKVMLPEAMPGLIAGLVMTVVTLISYSAMAGAIGGGGLGDLAIREGYQRFNDHYLWATVILLIVIVQIAQSLGDLLVRRLARR
- a CDS encoding MetQ/NlpA family ABC transporter substrate-binding protein: MTEDARRRAVRGAAAATAAALLAACGSPSERAREETGGEDVTVLRIGATPMPHAEILEFVDENLAADAGLALDVSVYTDYNQPNAALAEGELHANYYQTRPFLEEYLQGNPDADLSYVTDVHLEAFGVYSQELTDLADLPEGAQIGVPNDTSNMGRALDLLDTEGVITLADTGEEAPSVDDIEDNPLDVTVTPVEAAQLPRSLQDLDAAVVNGNYALEADLVSTANVLAWEETEDNPYANGLVVATHDIGDEEIARLDELLHSDEVRAFMEERWEGVVVPVGGEGD